TCTATGCAACCTGAAGCGAACTTTTTAACAAGAAACCAAAAAGACATCCTCAAGGCTCGTCATCGCCATGAACGGGATAAAAGGCTATGCGATAGAATCAAATCTATTTTATTGTTAGATGAAGGGTGGACATACCCACAAGTAGCACATGCTTTACTCCTAGATGAGGATACGATAAGGCGTTACTATAAAACTTATTTAGAAGGTGGCAAAGAAGCATTGCTGAATTTGAACTATGCAGGAAAGGCATGCCGGCTCAATCAAGGCCAACTTAAACAACTAAAAATCTATGTAAAAGAAGAAGCTCCCAGTTCAGCTAAACAAGTTGTCAATTTTGCCAAAGACCACTTTGGAATATGTTATACACCATCAGCTATGGTTTCTTTATTGCATCGGTTAAACTTTACCTATAAAAAGCCTAAGCTGATTCCTGGAAAAGTGAATGAGGAAGCTAAAGAGCTTTTTTCACAAGAATTGCAAAATCTAGAAAAAGAACTCGCTCAAACAGATCAACTGCTTTATTTAGATGGGGTTCATCCTCAACACAATTCCAAACCCTCTTATGGATGGTATGAAAAAGGATCTAAGGCTATATTGCTAACAAATACAGGACGTAAACGTATCAATATCAATGGAGCCTTAGATGTAAAGCGCTTAGAAGTTACAACTCTTTTTTCAGACTCTATCAATGCGCAATCTACTCTTGATTTGTTTAAAAAATTGGAAGAAAAGTATCCTTTTGCACAAAGAATCGTGG
This is a stretch of genomic DNA from Candidatus Rhabdochlamydia oedothoracis. It encodes these proteins:
- a CDS encoding IS630 family transposase, producing MQPEANFLTRNQKDILKARHRHERDKRLCDRIKSILLLDEGWTYPQVAHALLLDEDTIRRYYKTYLEGGKEALLNLNYAGKACRLNQGQLKQLKIYVKEEAPSSAKQVVNFAKDHFGICYTPSAMVSLLHRLNFTYKKPKLIPGKVNEEAKELFSQELQNLEKELAQTDQLLYLDGVHPQHNSKPSYGWYEKGSKAILLTNTGRKRININGALDVKRLEVTTLFSDSINAQSTLDLFKKLEEKYPFAQRIVVICDNAAYY